CTTGCATTTTTGATAAGGCACTAAGAGAGTTCCCATTTTTAGGTTCGATGTTATTCTCTTCAAAGAAAGAACGTTTCAATGGACTTGCTGCATAAGGGTCGTTTTTATCTACAAAACCATAATCTTTTTTCGGTTTATAGTCTGGTGGTCGCACCATTCCAGTCATTTCAAAAATCTTATCTCCAAACGGTAGCATATCAATCAAATCATAAACTTGCTGCAAAAAGGTAGTTTTGAAGGATTCCCAGCCACTACCAAATCCGTTTTGCACCATATCTACAAGACCAGTTCCTAAACTATAAAACAGTCGTAAGGGTGCTGTACTAATTGCAAAAATTGTTTGTATTACGTCCCAAACTGTACCAGCAACGGCTTTTATTTCTTCTTTGTATTTGTTCCAAAACTCTATACCTTTCTGTATTCCAATAGCCAAAAGTTGCAAACCACTTGCAGCGTAACGAATACCCACGCCAATAATTCCAAATGCAATTTTACCAGCATTTGCCCAGCCACTAGCACCGTCCGTGTCCCCAAATAAAGACCCAAAAGCTGTGAATAATTCAGATAAAACAGGCTTTAAATCTTGCCAAGTATCTGAAAGAGTTTTGAACAAAGGCTCTAACATCTTTTCAAGTATAGGCATACCCTCCTTAAAGGCTTTTTTGACACCAGCAAAGAAGAAACCGAACTCTTTAACTATTCCTAAAATTCCATACTTTTCGAGTTGGTCGTTCATATCTTTTGGGAGTGAAAAACCTTCACTAGTGCTGCTGCTAAAAACAGTCATTATGCCAGTAAAAAGTCCCCCTATTGTTGCTAAAACCTTATTAACAGGTTTCAAATCGTCCCCAGCCTTGCCTATGTTATGAAGAGAATTATTAAAGTGTTCGACACCACTTGTAACAGTAACAAACAGACCAGCAATGGCAGTTACACCAGCAATAATAGGCAGAATAAAGCCACTTGCTACTATTGTACTAGCCTTAAAAGTTAGCATAAGACCACTTATTAAGGTTTTGAGTTTGGCAAAGGCAAAAATAGCCATACCAGCACCAGTCGCAATTCCTATAAAAGCACTACCAAAACGCATTAAATTTTGTCCTGTACTCGTTTCTGCAAACGCCTTCATTTTTTGAATTGCTATCGTTCCAATATCTACAAAGCTCTTCAGAGGTGCTAATAAAGCCGTTCCAAGTGTAATTTTGAGGTTTTCTAAGTTAGATTTAAAAATAGTAACTGCACCATTGAAATTATTTAATTTTTCCTCAGCAATGGCAGAGCTGCTAAATTTTTTCATATTTTCAAGCACGGCTGCAATACCAGCACCACCATTTTTGGCAAGTACGGACGCTGCTTTTATGGCATCACTACCAAACAAAGTTTTCATACTTGCGCCCATATCCTGTTCACTCATTCCTTTATAGGCAGACTGTAAAGCATTTGCCAAACCTTCAATATTTTTGACTTTTCCGTTTTCAAAAAATTGATTATTTCCGTCGACGATTAATCCTAACTTTTCCATTTCGGCTTTCGCTTTCTTTGTGTCAGGCTGTAAGCGTTGCAAGAATGTTTTTAGAGAAGTACCAGCGTCCGAACCTGTCAAAAAATTTTGTGCTAATAAACCCAAACCAGCGTTCAAATCCTCAAAACTCATTCCCAAATCACCAGCAACTGCACCACTTTGTTTAATGGCATAGCTCATTTCGCTTACGTTCGTACCAGCCGAGTTGGCAGCACCCACAATCAAATCACTAGCTCGTTTAAAGTCCATACCGTCCTGTTTAAAGGCGTTTAATGCACCAGCACCGAGTTTGGCAGCTTTCACAATATCCAATCCACTAGCCGTCGCAAAATCTAAGGCACTTTTCAGACCACCCCCCAAAATCTTTGAACTGTCCAAACCAGCCTTTGTTAGTTCCTCGTATGCGTTTGCTGCTGCCATTGCACTAAATTCAGTAGCACCACTGGCAGCCATAACTTCTTTTTGAATGGCTGCCATTTCCTTACTATTACTTTGTGTAACGGCTTTTATACTACTCATTTGCTGCTCGAAGTCCCCAGCCAAACCCACCACGTCCGAAATTTGATTAAGTCCACCCTGTCCCAAATCCATTAATTTAGAAAGGCTTTGTTTTGCCATTCTATTGGTTGCGTCCGTGTAGCTTTTCCCTAACCTGTCAGTAGTCTGTATTAAACCTTTGAAGGTTTCTTGCAACTTCATTGCTTCTTCTTTGGCGTTCCCTGTGATATGAAAAGCCATTCCAAATCCAAAACCGTCCGTACTCATTTTTTTTTACTTTAAAATTATCGTTTCCTTTTTTTATAAAACAATATGAATTTTGATAAAATTACTGACTGTCTTTTGACTGCTTTTTACTAATTTTGACTAATCACACAAATCAATCAAAAAATGGAACGATTAGAGAAAGACGAATTTTTACAAATAAGCAAGGCAATAGAAATTTTTGATACTTCTTACTCTTCAGTTCAAAGATTGTGTCGAAAAGAAAAAGCTGGTAAACGAGTAAAGAAGAAGTCAAATAAATACATAATTCAGTATTCTCTTCTTAAAGAACATTTCAAATTAAAGGAAAGCACAAAAGTACGCACACCACCACACGTCGAAAAAGCCGAGCCAAATAATATGGCTGGTAGTCTTTCAGCTGCTGGTGCTGCTGGTAGTGATGACAGACTTATAGATAGTCTAAACAGTCAGATTGATTTTTTAACCAGTCAGATAAATTCAAAAGACAGTCAGATAGATAAGCTACTGCAAAGACAGTCAGAACAAAACATTATAATTCAAACGCTGCAAACCAGCCTATCTAACAAAATTGATAGTTCCGTGCCTTTGTTGGTGGATTCCATTAAAGAAGTCCGTACTGTACCAGCACCACCACCAGCGCAAAATAATGATAACGGCTTTACTGTTGCTGCTGCTATTCTTATTCTACTGACAATCCTGTTAATCGTTCTTTTTGTTTGGAAATAGTACAGACTATTCAGACTATTTACTGAATAGCTATATTTAATTTTAGGCACAAA
The sequence above is drawn from the Bernardetia sp. ABR2-2B genome and encodes:
- a CDS encoding phage tail tape measure protein, with product MSTDGFGFGMAFHITGNAKEEAMKLQETFKGLIQTTDRLGKSYTDATNRMAKQSLSKLMDLGQGGLNQISDVVGLAGDFEQQMSSIKAVTQSNSKEMAAIQKEVMAASGATEFSAMAAANAYEELTKAGLDSSKILGGGLKSALDFATASGLDIVKAAKLGAGALNAFKQDGMDFKRASDLIVGAANSAGTNVSEMSYAIKQSGAVAGDLGMSFEDLNAGLGLLAQNFLTGSDAGTSLKTFLQRLQPDTKKAKAEMEKLGLIVDGNNQFFENGKVKNIEGLANALQSAYKGMSEQDMGASMKTLFGSDAIKAASVLAKNGGAGIAAVLENMKKFSSSAIAEEKLNNFNGAVTIFKSNLENLKITLGTALLAPLKSFVDIGTIAIQKMKAFAETSTGQNLMRFGSAFIGIATGAGMAIFAFAKLKTLISGLMLTFKASTIVASGFILPIIAGVTAIAGLFVTVTSGVEHFNNSLHNIGKAGDDLKPVNKVLATIGGLFTGIMTVFSSSTSEGFSLPKDMNDQLEKYGILGIVKEFGFFFAGVKKAFKEGMPILEKMLEPLFKTLSDTWQDLKPVLSELFTAFGSLFGDTDGASGWANAGKIAFGIIGVGIRYAASGLQLLAIGIQKGIEFWNKYKEEIKAVAGTVWDVIQTIFAISTAPLRLFYSLGTGLVDMVQNGFGSGWESFKTTFLQQVYDLIDMLPFGDKIFEMTGMVRPPDYKPKKDYGFVDKNDPYAASPLKRSFFEENNIEPKNGNSLSALSKMQDVNGQTTKELSKKQAGTESTQSFNTKGIEELLREIAAKPTVLEMDGRRMAEAINEVNRSIANSSY